The following proteins are co-located in the Microbacterium immunditiarum genome:
- the nhaA gene encoding Na+/H+ antiporter NhaA, with the protein MTSADPDRSPAQAQSFPQRGSYAESLRILRVLRSETVGGALLVITAAIGIAWANSPWAEWYFWLRDLEIGYEPWHLQLTVGQWASDGLLAIFFFLVGLELKREFVAGDLRRIGTAIVPVLAAAGGVAVPALFYVLVTFHDPELLRGWAIPTATDIAFAVAVLAIIGSHLPSPLRIFLLTLAVVDDLIAIAIIAIFYTESIEIVPLLLGLLTIAVYGIIAQRYRQFFHLNPAAAWLILLPIGVVAWAFVHASGIHATIAGVLLGFTIPVRHRRRDGVPVEEPGLAEVFEHRFRPLSAGFAVPVFAFFSAGVAIGGAEGLTAALADPVLIGVMIGLIVGKPIGIVVTTWIATRARHARLDPAVTWIDLFGVGLLAGIGFTVSLLVTELSFDETDAHHDHAKVGILLASIVAAALASVVLGARNRRYRRIEEEESVDQDGDGIPDVYPTP; encoded by the coding sequence ATGACCTCAGCCGACCCGGACCGCAGCCCCGCTCAGGCGCAGAGCTTCCCGCAGCGGGGCAGCTATGCGGAGTCACTGCGCATTCTGCGCGTGCTGCGCAGCGAGACGGTCGGCGGGGCGCTGCTGGTGATCACGGCGGCGATCGGCATCGCGTGGGCGAACTCGCCGTGGGCGGAGTGGTACTTCTGGCTGCGCGACCTCGAGATCGGGTACGAGCCGTGGCACCTGCAGCTGACCGTGGGGCAGTGGGCGTCCGACGGACTGCTCGCGATCTTCTTCTTCCTCGTGGGGCTCGAGCTCAAGCGCGAGTTCGTCGCCGGCGACCTGCGGCGCATCGGCACGGCGATCGTCCCCGTGCTCGCCGCCGCGGGCGGGGTCGCCGTCCCCGCGCTGTTCTACGTGCTCGTCACCTTCCACGATCCCGAGCTGCTGCGCGGCTGGGCGATCCCGACAGCGACCGACATCGCGTTCGCGGTGGCCGTGCTCGCGATCATCGGCTCGCACCTGCCCAGCCCACTGCGGATCTTCCTGCTCACGCTCGCGGTCGTCGACGACCTCATCGCGATCGCGATCATCGCGATCTTCTATACAGAGTCGATCGAGATCGTCCCGTTGCTCCTCGGGCTCCTCACGATCGCCGTGTACGGCATCATCGCGCAGCGGTACCGGCAGTTCTTCCACCTCAACCCAGCCGCAGCGTGGCTCATCCTGCTGCCGATCGGCGTCGTCGCGTGGGCCTTCGTGCACGCGTCGGGCATCCACGCCACGATCGCGGGTGTGCTCCTCGGCTTCACGATCCCGGTGCGGCACCGACGACGTGACGGGGTGCCCGTCGAGGAGCCCGGTCTCGCCGAGGTGTTCGAGCACCGCTTCCGCCCGCTGTCGGCGGGGTTCGCCGTGCCCGTATTCGCGTTCTTCTCCGCCGGCGTCGCGATCGGCGGGGCGGAGGGCCTCACGGCCGCGCTCGCCGATCCTGTGCTCATCGGGGTCATGATCGGCCTCATCGTCGGCAAGCCCATCGGGATCGTCGTCACGACGTGGATCGCGACGCGGGCGCGACACGCGCGCCTCGACCCCGCCGTCACGTGGATAGACCTCTTCGGCGTCGGCCTGCTCGCCGGCATCGGGTTCACGGTCTCGCTCCTGGTGACCGAATTGAGCTTCGACGAGACCGACGCCCACCACGACCATGCGAAGGTCGGGATCCTCCTCGCATCCATCGTCGCCGCCGCGCTCGCATCCGTCGTTCTCGGAGCACGCAACCGCCGATACCGCAGAATCGAAGAGGAGGAGTCGGTCGACCAAGACGGCGACGGCATCCCCGACGTCTATCCGACGCCATGA
- a CDS encoding alanine:cation symporter family protein: protein MSADLVWSFADGAMGFMALVNLIAIALLSGIAFRLLKDYTHSGVRGRIRSSPATACPTSAASTSGRTS, encoded by the coding sequence GTGTCGGCTGATCTCGTGTGGAGCTTCGCCGACGGCGCGATGGGATTCATGGCGCTCGTCAACCTCATCGCGATCGCGCTGCTGTCGGGCATCGCGTTCCGGCTGCTGAAGGACTACACACACAGCGGCGTGAGGGGCAGGATCCGGTCTTCACCCGCGACCGCCTGCCCGACGTCGGCGGCATCCACGTCTGGGAGGACGAGCTGA